ACAACGATTAGAGGCTTTCCGGCCGGATGAATTGTCGGCGGCGGAAGCTTAACCGGTGGTGTGATTCCTGGAATAAATGGTGGACTTAGAGATGGTGGAAATGGTATAATAGGTGGTTGACTAGTTGGTGGTGGCTCAACAAATGGCGGCTCATGAGAAACGGGTGGTGGCTCAATGATTGGCGGCTCGTGATCAACGGGTGGTTCAATTGGTGGATCATCATAATCAGTTGGTGGCGGTGGTAATGACTTGTTAGGTGGTTGATTAGTTGGTGGTGATTTCGGCGGTGTTCTCCTTATTGGTAGCTGAGTAGCTGGTGGTGATGGTGGTGGTCTCCTTATTGGAAGTTGAGCAGGTGGTGATGGCTGCGGCGGTTTCCCTATTGGTAGTTGAGTAGCTGGTGGTGATAGTGGTGGTAGTAGCTTTGATGACTGAGAAGGTGGTGGTGCAGGTTGGTTTGCTGGTGTCTGGGCCGTTGGCGACTGTGGAGGTGTTTGTTTTGCTGATTGAACTGGTGGTGGCGGCGGAGGTGGTGGCGATGCCGGTGGTGGAGGTGATTGGTCTGGTGGAGGTGGTGATGGAGCTGGTGGCGGCGGCGAGGATGGTGGTGGAGGTGATGATTGAGCCGGTGGTGGTGGCGAAGGTGGTCGTGGAGGTGATTTAGATGGTGATGGTGATGGCCGTTTAACAGGTGTAGGTGTAGAGGGACTTTTCTTAGGAAAGCGTCCTAAGCTGAAGCGCACTTTGGTTGAGATGATTTTATTGTCCTGATGATTGTATAATGACGAATTTTCAGTGACTTCACCAAAGCTGAGCTTTGAAGATGAGCCAATTACTAATGCTAAAAGTTGTATGAGCACTATGGCCTTTACTGATGTAAAAGCCATAGCTAATTTGTTACCTCAAATCAACTTGTGTAAAAGGAAGTAAGGTGAGAGTGATTTTATAGGAGCATATATGTATGACTTTTGTGACAATAAATTTATAAAGAGAagaaatgaaaaattgaaacaCATATACTTCATATACTCCATAATATTTCAGTCACACAGGTACACGTAAAGAATTGCACATTATCAATGTTTTAaactttttataattaaaagtaAACTTAATTTTTCAGATAACTAATTCCACATTTTTGAATTTTACTAGAGAACAAATAGTGTAATGTTTTTTACATCATCGGTGTCTATATGCTACAAGgttaaattatacatataattattttttttagttttgattttagaaaTCTCTTCCCTAATTTCTATGTATGAAATGCTGGGGGTTGGAAATGACAAAATCGTTGAATAAGTTGTGTATGGATGAAACGATGCCACGTTGAATGACGttaatacatataatatatggtTTGTAAAAAAATAGCTGAATGAAATAACTAGCTAAAACTGAACAGAGTATAGATTGAAACCATATTGCTCTCTTAAAATTAGTGTTGCAATCCTAATGTTTTAATTAATCTCCTCTAAAGTTTGTTTTAATGGAGGAGTGAGAAGGTCAAATATTTCTCATGCTAACATTTTGCTATTTATAGCAAGTTTTAAACGTTTTATGCAAACCACAATCAGTTTGATGACAATGCAAGATTTAACAAGAGAATAATTAACAATCAAGTTATTTGCATTTTGCACTTACTTTAGCGTGTgcatatttgttttctttagcTTTATATTTTACATCTATTAATTCTTTGAATTCtggtaattaattaataattttgttGTACCCTTTATACTCTCTAACATTCTAGGGCCTGCACTTTTACAGAAAGAACTCAATCAACATAGCAAAAATTTGATCAAACATGGGACATGGACATTATCTTTCACTGCGGAATAAGCCATGTGATGAGAGTATTTTAGTTGGCTTATAAACGACCAAA
The sequence above is a segment of the Solanum dulcamara chromosome 11, daSolDulc1.2, whole genome shotgun sequence genome. Coding sequences within it:
- the LOC129874227 gene encoding pistil-specific extensin-like protein: MAFTSVKAIVLIQLLALVIGSSSKLSFGEVTENSSLYNHQDNKIISTKVRFSLGRFPKKSPSTPTPVKRPSPSPSKSPPRPPSPPPPAQSSPPPPSSPPPPAPSPPPPDQSPPPPASPPPPPPPPVQSAKQTPPQSPTAQTPANQPAPPPSQSSKLLPPLSPPATQLPIGKPPQPSPPAQLPIRRPPPSPPATQLPIRRTPPKSPPTNQPPNKSLPPPPTDYDDPPIEPPVDHEPPIIEPPPVSHEPPFVEPPPTSQPPIIPFPPSLSPPFIPGITPPVKLPPPTIHPAGKPLIVVGRVNCKSCSRRGLPSLFKASPLHGASVKLVCHNNGRKANVQTALTDNNGDFSIIPISFARGDVHKCRVYLVKSPKPICSVPTNYNNGKSGAVLKPILLPGNHGPGLVFDFFGVGPFIFEAPNKFPCRK